The following proteins come from a genomic window of Yinghuangia sp. ASG 101:
- a CDS encoding urease accessory protein UreD, which produces MTAAASPRDRIDRAGDRVPPEFAALAGVPDTLPAWSPAKAGVLDLEFAYRGGQTELVGRYQKSPLQMMRPLYIDPHLPDMAFVYVMVTGAGATQADRYRTDVVCGPDTRVHVTGQAATKVHRMEFDYATHRVGLRAAAGAYLEYLPDPVIPFRDARYFQHTDVVVEPGATVVLGETVVAGRIARGERHAYRVLATDLEIRRPSGALLAIDTLRLEPGRGAGVLGPGVLGGHDLVASLFVVTDRVPADDVARALLGALDGRGVLSGVSVLPDDCGAWARVLGDDEPELGRAQRAAWDAVRRLLTGTPAPDLRKP; this is translated from the coding sequence GTGACGGCCGCCGCGAGCCCCAGGGACAGGATCGACCGGGCGGGCGACCGGGTCCCGCCCGAATTCGCGGCCCTCGCGGGAGTCCCGGACACGCTCCCGGCGTGGTCGCCCGCGAAGGCCGGGGTCCTGGACCTGGAGTTCGCGTACCGCGGCGGCCAGACCGAACTCGTGGGCCGCTACCAGAAGTCGCCGCTCCAGATGATGCGACCGCTGTACATCGACCCGCACCTGCCCGACATGGCGTTCGTGTACGTCATGGTCACCGGCGCCGGGGCGACCCAGGCCGACCGGTACCGCACGGACGTCGTGTGCGGGCCGGACACCCGGGTGCACGTCACCGGGCAGGCCGCCACGAAGGTCCACCGGATGGAGTTCGACTACGCGACGCACCGCGTGGGGCTGCGCGCCGCGGCCGGGGCGTACCTGGAGTACCTGCCGGACCCGGTCATCCCCTTCCGTGACGCGCGGTACTTCCAGCACACCGATGTCGTCGTCGAACCGGGCGCCACCGTCGTGCTCGGTGAGACGGTCGTCGCGGGGCGGATCGCGCGTGGTGAGCGCCACGCGTACCGGGTCCTGGCGACCGACCTCGAAATCCGGCGGCCGTCCGGCGCGTTGCTGGCGATCGACACCCTCCGGCTGGAGCCGGGCCGGGGTGCCGGGGTGCTGGGGCCGGGTGTCCTCGGAGGCCACGACCTCGTCGCGTCGCTGTTCGTCGTCACGGACCGGGTGCCGGCGGACGACGTGGCCCGTGCCCTGCTCGGCGCGCTCGACGGCCGCGGCGTGCTGTCCGGGGTGAGCGTGCTGCCGGACGACTGCGGCGCGTGGGCCCGCGTCCTCGGCGACGACGAGCCGGAATTGGGCCGGGCCCAGCGGGCGGCATGGGACGCCGTGCGGCGCCTGCTCACCGGGACGCCCGCGCCCGACCTGCGCAAGCCCTGA
- a CDS encoding fluoride efflux transporter FluC, with the protein MNWLLIFVGGALGAPVRYLIGKGVKARWPTTIPWGTFIANSGAALLLGFLAESAARGGIGPNTKFLLATGFCGALSTWSTFSYELLTMGTSRRTAAAGIYLAVTVAFGIGLAFAGAAVADAIW; encoded by the coding sequence GTGAACTGGCTGCTCATCTTCGTCGGCGGCGCGCTCGGCGCCCCGGTGCGGTATCTGATCGGCAAGGGTGTGAAGGCCCGGTGGCCGACCACGATCCCCTGGGGCACGTTCATCGCGAACAGCGGCGCGGCGCTGCTGCTGGGCTTCCTCGCCGAGTCCGCGGCCCGGGGCGGGATCGGACCCAATACGAAGTTCCTGCTGGCGACCGGGTTTTGCGGCGCCCTGTCGACGTGGTCGACGTTCTCGTACGAACTGCTCACGATGGGCACGTCGCGGCGCACGGCCGCGGCCGGGATCTACCTCGCGGTCACGGTCGCGTTCGGCATCGGACTCGCCTTCGCGGGGGCGGCGGTGGCCGACGCGATCTGGTGA
- a CDS encoding ammonium transporter, which yields MLTAPPPMPPAYNSGDTAWLLAASAMVLLMTPGLAFFYGGMVRTRHILVMLKMSFWCLASVSLLWWAIGYTLAFGPDVGGVGLIGDMDHAFFRGIEINTLSGSIPTYVFGTFQMTFAIVTVALISGAIAGRATMRGWLWFSSAWLLLVYVPMAHWVFDKDGWIVDHLGALDFAGGLPVELNSGIAGLATAMVLRGRPDFKRIEERPNNIPLVVIGVALLWFGWFGFNAGSALKDQGTAAAALINTQLGAAGAMITWPLVEKWRTGKVTMLGVASASVAGMVAITPACGEVNTLGAVVTGLVAGFVCAFAVTLKFRIDVDDTLDVVGVHGAGGLVGLIMVGLMATARISGKEGLFYGGGVSLLWRQLVAIAAVAAYSFAVTWLIAKVVDKTVGFRTKEVYENTPGEETERAYDFSTAERLGALVRGKPVTDDDELVGRIKDLLRAREDAK from the coding sequence ATGCTGACCGCACCACCTCCGATGCCGCCCGCGTACAACTCCGGCGACACCGCCTGGCTGCTCGCCGCCTCGGCGATGGTGCTGCTGATGACGCCGGGCCTCGCGTTCTTCTACGGCGGCATGGTCCGCACCCGGCACATCCTGGTGATGCTCAAGATGAGCTTCTGGTGCCTGGCGAGTGTGTCGCTGCTGTGGTGGGCGATCGGCTACACGCTCGCGTTCGGCCCGGACGTCGGCGGGGTGGGCCTGATCGGCGACATGGACCACGCGTTCTTCCGCGGCATCGAGATCAACACGCTCAGCGGGTCGATCCCCACGTACGTGTTCGGCACCTTCCAGATGACCTTCGCCATCGTGACCGTGGCCCTGATCAGCGGCGCGATCGCCGGGCGCGCGACGATGCGCGGCTGGCTGTGGTTCTCCTCGGCGTGGCTGCTGCTGGTGTACGTGCCGATGGCGCACTGGGTGTTCGACAAGGACGGCTGGATCGTCGACCACCTGGGCGCCCTCGACTTCGCCGGCGGGCTGCCGGTCGAGCTGAACTCGGGAATCGCCGGGCTGGCGACCGCCATGGTGCTGCGCGGCCGGCCGGACTTCAAGCGGATCGAGGAACGGCCCAACAACATCCCCCTCGTGGTGATCGGCGTCGCGCTGCTGTGGTTCGGCTGGTTCGGCTTCAACGCCGGCTCGGCGCTCAAGGACCAGGGGACCGCGGCGGCGGCGCTCATCAACACGCAGCTGGGGGCGGCGGGCGCGATGATCACCTGGCCGCTGGTGGAGAAGTGGCGTACCGGCAAGGTCACCATGCTCGGCGTCGCGTCGGCGTCGGTGGCCGGCATGGTCGCGATCACCCCCGCGTGCGGCGAGGTCAACACCCTCGGCGCGGTGGTCACCGGGCTGGTGGCCGGGTTCGTGTGCGCGTTCGCGGTGACGCTGAAGTTCCGCATCGACGTCGACGACACCCTGGACGTGGTCGGCGTGCACGGCGCCGGCGGACTGGTCGGCCTCATCATGGTCGGGCTCATGGCCACCGCGCGCATCAGCGGCAAGGAAGGGCTGTTCTACGGCGGGGGCGTGTCGTTGCTGTGGCGGCAGCTGGTCGCGATCGCGGCCGTGGCCGCCTACTCGTTCGCCGTCACGTGGCTCATCGCGAAAGTCGTCGACAAGACCGTCGGATTCCGGACGAAGGAGGTGTACGAGAACACTCCCGGCGAGGAGACCGAGCGGGCCTACGACTTCAGTACCGCCGAGCGGCTGGGCGCCCTGGTGCGGGGCAAGCCGGTGACCGACGACGACGAACTCGTCGGCCGGATCAAGGATTTGCTGCGTGCTCGGGAGGACGCCAAGTGA
- a CDS encoding urea transporter: MPSLTRVLDPGTDQRRKTDPLLASIRGFGQVDLQSNLVTGLAIFAALWVSGWEVGLFATIGTLASTATAVLLGVPRRHVVFGLYGYCGCLTGIALITSLGHHGSTYILTVAAAALCAILTATLTTFFAPYGLTALTAPFCLISGVMVLGAPSFERVWHGGSRTKLSSATKGGTSLSWNDLWHGFFSNVSQIFLVDEWYVGLIMLAGLCVAGWRVGLFAALGSVVGIFTAWALGAPSTLVENGIYGYNAVLVAIAVGAVKLRADLWGAGYALFGAAVSTGLTASITNLFKPFGGHTFTWPFILTTWMLMAAVPRLARPRLPEPAPQSAG, translated from the coding sequence GTGCCTTCGCTGACCCGGGTCCTGGACCCCGGCACGGACCAGCGCCGGAAGACCGACCCCCTCTTGGCGTCGATCCGCGGATTCGGCCAGGTCGACCTGCAGTCCAACCTGGTCACCGGCCTGGCCATCTTCGCGGCCCTGTGGGTGTCGGGCTGGGAGGTCGGGCTCTTCGCCACGATCGGCACGCTGGCGTCGACCGCGACCGCCGTGCTGCTCGGGGTCCCCCGGCGGCACGTCGTCTTCGGGCTGTACGGCTACTGCGGCTGCCTGACGGGCATCGCCTTGATCACCTCGCTCGGGCACCACGGCTCGACCTACATCCTCACCGTCGCCGCCGCGGCGCTCTGCGCGATCCTGACCGCGACCCTCACCACGTTCTTCGCGCCCTACGGGCTGACCGCGCTCACCGCTCCGTTCTGCCTGATCTCGGGCGTCATGGTGCTGGGGGCGCCGTCGTTCGAACGGGTGTGGCACGGCGGCAGCCGGACCAAGCTGTCGAGCGCGACCAAAGGCGGCACGTCGCTGTCGTGGAACGACCTGTGGCACGGCTTCTTCTCGAACGTCTCGCAGATCTTCCTCGTCGACGAGTGGTACGTCGGGCTCATCATGCTCGCGGGCCTGTGCGTCGCGGGATGGCGCGTGGGACTCTTCGCGGCCCTCGGCAGTGTCGTCGGCATCTTCACCGCGTGGGCGCTGGGAGCGCCGTCCACCCTGGTCGAGAACGGCATTTACGGCTACAACGCCGTCCTCGTCGCCATCGCCGTCGGAGCGGTGAAGCTGCGCGCGGACCTGTGGGGCGCCGGCTACGCGCTCTTCGGGGCCGCCGTCTCGACCGGGCTGACCGCGTCGATCACCAACCTCTTCAAGCCCTTCGGCGGCCACACGTTCACGTGGCCGTTCATCCTCACCACCTGGATGCTCATGGCGGCCGTCCCCCGTCTGGCGCGGCCACGCCTGCCGGAGCCCGCCCCGCAATCCGCCGGCTGA
- a CDS encoding urease accessory protein UreF, whose translation MYDENTAGAGSVRDTPGHPAELPALAPLLAALQLTDSAFPSGFYTLSHGLEGYAQAGAVTPETVPDLLHDLLRHGVGPGDATALVLAHRAARAGEFEAVAAVDRRLFATKLNREVRMASVRTGRQMIDLAAEVFGGRAATAYAGVVARREAPGTQAVAAGVIHAGNAVPVEHAVAADLFAFCAGFAGAALRLRLTDHRRAQVLVRGAAPVIEEVAAAALTREAADLGGHTFGADVMSGRHERAEARLFAT comes from the coding sequence GTGTACGACGAGAACACCGCCGGCGCCGGGAGTGTCCGGGACACCCCCGGGCATCCCGCCGAACTCCCTGCCCTGGCACCGCTGTTGGCCGCTCTCCAGCTCACCGACTCGGCGTTCCCCAGCGGCTTCTACACGCTGTCGCACGGACTGGAGGGATACGCGCAGGCCGGCGCCGTCACCCCGGAGACGGTGCCGGACCTGCTGCACGACCTGCTGCGGCACGGAGTCGGCCCCGGCGACGCCACCGCGCTCGTCCTCGCCCACCGGGCCGCGCGGGCCGGGGAGTTCGAGGCGGTGGCGGCCGTCGACCGGCGGCTGTTCGCGACGAAACTCAACCGCGAGGTGCGGATGGCGTCGGTCCGCACCGGCCGGCAGATGATCGACCTGGCCGCCGAGGTCTTCGGCGGCCGGGCGGCCACCGCCTACGCCGGGGTCGTCGCGCGCCGCGAGGCCCCGGGCACCCAGGCCGTGGCCGCCGGGGTGATCCACGCCGGCAACGCCGTCCCGGTCGAACACGCCGTCGCCGCCGACCTGTTCGCGTTCTGCGCGGGCTTCGCCGGGGCGGCGCTGCGGCTCCGCCTGACCGACCACCGCCGCGCCCAAGTGCTCGTGCGCGGCGCCGCGCCGGTGATCGAGGAGGTCGCGGCGGCGGCACTCACCCGCGAAGCGGCCGACCTGGGCGGCCACACCTTCGGGGCGGACGTCATGTCGGGCCGCCACGAACGGGCCGAGGCCCGGCTGTTCGCCACCTGA
- the crcB gene encoding fluoride efflux transporter CrcB, which yields MPASREDAAHPAKSAGPGPLTLVGAVAVGGGTGSVARFAVEDNWTAGPHDFPWATTVTNIVGCTVMGVLMVVLKERWRNAPAVVNPMLGTGFLGGFTTFSSYTDDVRRLIDNDEIGYAMARLFLTIVGALVGVWLGTVIGRVLLLGPAAVRGGRVP from the coding sequence GTGCCCGCATCACGAGAAGACGCCGCTCATCCGGCGAAATCGGCGGGTCCGGGACCACTCACACTGGTCGGCGCGGTCGCGGTGGGCGGCGGTACGGGTTCCGTCGCCCGCTTCGCGGTCGAGGACAACTGGACCGCCGGGCCGCACGACTTCCCCTGGGCGACGACGGTCACGAACATCGTCGGGTGCACGGTCATGGGCGTGCTCATGGTCGTCCTGAAAGAGCGTTGGCGGAACGCCCCCGCGGTGGTGAACCCGATGCTGGGCACCGGGTTCCTCGGCGGCTTCACGACGTTCTCGTCGTACACCGACGACGTCCGCAGGCTCATCGACAACGACGAGATCGGGTACGCGATGGCCCGTCTCTTCCTCACGATCGTCGGCGCGCTGGTCGGTGTGTGGCTCGGCACCGTGATCGGCCGTGTGCTGCTCCTGGGACCGGCGGCGGTCCGGGGAGGGCGCGTGCCGTGA
- a CDS encoding urease subunit beta — protein sequence MVFRQKYIYGDDPVEINAGRRTLTVTVRNRGDRPVQIGSHYHFFEVNAALEFDRTPTLGMRLNIPAGTSVRIEPGATREVELVAYGGTGRLVGFSGLLNGSVISHAARVEAVRRAIEQGFQAADDSAASGKSHNSSGSKSTKGSR from the coding sequence ATGGTTTTCCGGCAGAAGTACATCTACGGCGACGACCCCGTCGAGATCAACGCCGGCCGCCGCACCCTGACGGTGACCGTGCGCAACCGCGGCGACCGACCGGTCCAAATCGGTTCGCACTACCACTTCTTCGAGGTCAACGCGGCCCTGGAGTTCGACCGCACGCCGACGCTCGGCATGCGGCTCAACATCCCGGCGGGGACGTCCGTGCGCATCGAGCCGGGCGCCACCCGCGAGGTCGAGTTGGTCGCGTACGGCGGCACGGGGCGCCTGGTCGGGTTCAGCGGCCTGCTCAACGGCAGCGTCATCTCGCACGCCGCGCGCGTCGAGGCGGTGCGGCGGGCGATCGAGCAGGGGTTCCAGGCCGCCGACGACTCGGCCGCGAGCGGCAAGAGCCACAACAGTTCCGGCAGCAAGTCCACGAAGGGTTCCCGCTGA
- the ureG gene encoding urease accessory protein UreG, with product MEQDNVLRIGIGGPVGSGKTALIEALVPVLVARGRRPGVITNDIYTQEDARHIRRTLAGVLDEDRVVGVETGACPHTAVRDDPTMNLAAGAELLDRHRDIDTLLYESGGDNLTLTFSPALVDVFVFVLDTAEGDKMPRKRGPGITDSDLLVINKTDIARYVRCDLAVMESDAHHVRDDRPVVLTDCLTGTGVDDVADFVESRRGVLTP from the coding sequence ATGGAGCAGGACAACGTATTGCGGATCGGTATCGGCGGCCCGGTCGGGTCGGGGAAGACCGCCCTGATCGAGGCGCTGGTCCCGGTGCTGGTCGCGCGCGGGCGGCGGCCGGGCGTCATCACCAACGACATCTACACGCAGGAGGACGCCCGGCACATCCGCCGCACCCTCGCGGGCGTCCTCGACGAGGATCGCGTCGTGGGCGTGGAGACAGGCGCCTGCCCGCACACCGCGGTCCGCGACGACCCGACGATGAACCTGGCGGCCGGGGCCGAACTCCTGGACCGGCACCGGGACATCGACACCCTGTTGTACGAGAGCGGCGGCGACAACCTGACGCTCACGTTCAGCCCGGCGCTGGTCGACGTGTTCGTCTTCGTCCTCGACACCGCCGAGGGCGACAAGATGCCGCGCAAACGCGGCCCCGGCATCACCGACTCGGACCTGCTGGTGATCAACAAGACCGACATCGCGCGGTACGTGCGCTGCGACCTGGCGGTCATGGAGTCGGACGCGCACCACGTGCGCGACGACCGCCCGGTGGTGCTCACCGACTGCCTGACGGGCACCGGCGTCGACGACGTCGCGGACTTCGTGGAATCCCGTCGCGGGGTGCTGACGCCGTGA
- the ureC gene encoding urease subunit alpha encodes MPVLSRKQYTDMFGPTVGDRFHLGDTNLVVEVEKDFSEGLYGDEVLYGGGKTMRDGMASDPQATSAQGALDTVITNVVVIDPILGVVKCDIGIKDGLIAGIGKSGNPQTQDGVDPRLVIGPGTEAIAGEHLIATAGAIDSHVHLIAPQQAEQALTNGITTLVGGGTGPSDGSNGTTCTPGPYNIHRLLQACEGMAVNVGIMGKGNGSRPDALAEQIEAGACALKVHEDWGSTPAVIDNALNVADHYDVQVAIHTDSLNEGGYFEDTRSAFDGRTIHTFHSEGAGGGHAPDILRVVGEPNILPSSTNPTLPYTVNSVDELLDMVMVCHHLSHDIPEDVAFADSRVRAETISAETVLHDLGAISMFSSDSQAMGRVGESVTRCFQTAHHNKDKRGRLPEDSERNDNQRVLRYLAKVTINPAIATGMSEHIGSLEAGKLADIVLWPIHSFAAKPKMVIKGGIISWAQMGDPNASLPTPQPVRYRPMFGLYGRARQATHVTFMSQAAVAAGVPEQLDLKRTVLPVRTTRTIGKHNMVRNNLVPRIEVDPETFKVTVNGEVAAIEPAERLPLNQLYFLA; translated from the coding sequence ATGCCTGTCCTGTCCCGCAAGCAATACACGGACATGTTCGGCCCCACGGTCGGGGACCGCTTCCACCTCGGCGACACGAATCTCGTCGTCGAGGTGGAGAAGGACTTCAGCGAGGGCCTGTACGGCGACGAAGTCCTCTACGGCGGCGGCAAGACCATGCGCGACGGCATGGCGTCCGACCCCCAGGCGACCAGCGCGCAGGGCGCGTTGGACACGGTGATCACCAACGTCGTGGTCATCGACCCGATCCTCGGTGTCGTCAAGTGCGACATCGGCATCAAGGACGGCCTCATTGCCGGGATCGGGAAATCCGGCAACCCGCAGACCCAGGACGGCGTGGACCCGCGCCTGGTCATCGGGCCGGGCACCGAGGCCATCGCCGGCGAACACCTCATCGCGACGGCCGGCGCGATCGACTCCCACGTCCACCTGATCGCGCCGCAGCAGGCCGAGCAGGCCCTGACCAACGGCATCACGACCCTCGTCGGCGGCGGCACCGGCCCCTCGGACGGCAGCAACGGCACCACGTGCACGCCCGGGCCGTACAACATCCACCGGCTGCTCCAGGCGTGCGAGGGCATGGCCGTCAACGTCGGCATCATGGGCAAGGGCAACGGCAGCCGGCCGGACGCCCTCGCCGAGCAGATCGAGGCCGGCGCGTGCGCGCTCAAGGTGCACGAGGACTGGGGCTCGACCCCCGCCGTCATCGACAACGCCCTCAACGTCGCCGACCACTACGACGTCCAGGTGGCCATCCACACCGACAGCCTCAACGAGGGCGGCTACTTCGAGGACACCCGCTCGGCGTTCGACGGCCGGACGATCCACACCTTTCACAGCGAGGGCGCGGGCGGCGGGCACGCGCCGGACATCCTGCGCGTCGTCGGCGAACCGAACATCCTGCCCTCGTCGACGAACCCGACGCTGCCGTACACGGTCAACTCCGTCGACGAACTGCTCGACATGGTCATGGTGTGCCACCACCTGAGCCACGACATCCCCGAGGACGTCGCGTTCGCCGACTCCCGGGTGCGCGCCGAGACGATCTCCGCGGAAACCGTGCTGCACGACCTCGGCGCGATCAGCATGTTCTCGTCCGACTCGCAGGCGATGGGCCGCGTCGGCGAATCGGTCACCCGCTGCTTCCAGACCGCGCACCACAACAAGGACAAGCGCGGCAGGCTCCCCGAGGACTCCGAACGCAACGACAACCAGCGGGTGCTGCGCTACCTCGCCAAGGTGACCATCAACCCGGCCATCGCCACCGGGATGTCGGAGCACATCGGCTCCCTGGAGGCGGGCAAGCTCGCCGACATCGTCCTGTGGCCGATCCACTCCTTCGCGGCCAAGCCGAAGATGGTCATCAAGGGCGGCATCATCTCGTGGGCGCAGATGGGCGACCCGAACGCGTCGCTGCCGACCCCGCAACCGGTGCGCTACCGGCCGATGTTCGGGCTCTACGGCCGCGCGCGGCAGGCCACGCACGTGACGTTCATGTCGCAGGCCGCCGTCGCCGCCGGGGTGCCCGAGCAACTGGACCTCAAGCGCACGGTGTTGCCGGTGCGCACCACCCGCACGATCGGCAAGCACAACATGGTCCGCAACAACCTGGTCCCGAGGATCGAGGTGGACCCGGAAACGTTCAAGGTCACCGTGAACGGCGAGGTGGCCGCGATCGAACCGGCGGAGAGACTGCCGCTCAACCAGCTCTACTTCCTGGCCTGA
- a CDS encoding urease subunit gamma: MNLAPREIDKLLVYVVADLARKRRERGLKLNYAESVALVTEAILEAARDGKTVADCMELGRHVVAESETMPGVRAMLGLLQVEATFVDGTKLVSCHDPISG; the protein is encoded by the coding sequence ATGAACCTGGCGCCCCGGGAGATCGACAAGCTCCTCGTCTACGTGGTCGCTGACCTGGCCCGCAAACGGCGTGAGCGGGGGCTCAAGCTGAACTACGCGGAGTCCGTCGCGCTCGTCACCGAGGCGATCCTGGAGGCGGCCCGCGACGGCAAGACCGTCGCGGACTGCATGGAACTGGGGCGCCACGTCGTCGCCGAGAGCGAGACGATGCCCGGCGTCCGCGCGATGCTCGGGCTGCTCCAGGTGGAGGCGACCTTCGTCGACGGGACCAAGCTGGTCTCCTGCCATGACCCGATCAGTGGCTGA